In bacterium, a single window of DNA contains:
- a CDS encoding amidohydrolase family protein has protein sequence MPFIDVHGHVTAPLALYAYQAGLIAAGKFHGKGKIRATKEEILESCLWHIDRLRSHGIDRQFISPRPYSMMHSRKPEIIVHWFIETVNDIIAAQVAEYPEAFVGVAGLPQSAGVSPANAVEELERCVTELGFVGCVVNPDPGEGDNATPGLGDEWWYPLWEKMVELDVPGLVHATSCQNPRESYSNHFITEEGIAVMSLMDSHVFEDFPSLKLIISHGGGSVPYQYGRWQAQRVQKGKVDFEEDLRKLWFDTVLYNKDSLELLFKIVGPEHCLFGTETPGIGSGIDRKTGKYMDDLGPVIDSIDFLSEDQKDAVFYRNAEKVFTRWEGTGAAGPA, from the coding sequence ATGCCTTTCATAGACGTCCACGGCCACGTAACAGCACCACTAGCCCTATACGCCTACCAGGCAGGCCTGATCGCCGCAGGGAAGTTCCACGGCAAGGGCAAGATCCGGGCGACCAAGGAGGAGATCCTCGAATCGTGCCTCTGGCACATCGACCGCCTCCGGAGCCACGGCATCGACAGGCAGTTCATCTCGCCTCGGCCCTACTCGATGATGCACTCCCGCAAGCCGGAGATAATCGTCCACTGGTTCATCGAGACGGTCAACGACATCATCGCCGCCCAGGTGGCGGAGTACCCCGAAGCTTTCGTGGGAGTCGCCGGCCTTCCGCAGAGCGCCGGGGTCAGCCCGGCCAACGCGGTGGAGGAACTGGAGCGCTGCGTGACCGAGCTCGGTTTCGTGGGTTGCGTGGTCAACCCCGATCCCGGCGAGGGTGACAACGCCACGCCGGGACTTGGCGACGAGTGGTGGTACCCGCTGTGGGAGAAGATGGTTGAACTCGACGTGCCCGGCCTGGTCCACGCCACGTCCTGCCAGAACCCGCGGGAGTCCTACTCGAACCACTTCATCACCGAGGAGGGCATCGCGGTCATGTCGCTGATGGACTCCCATGTGTTCGAGGACTTCCCGAGCCTGAAGCTGATCATCTCCCACGGGGGTGGCTCGGTCCCCTACCAGTACGGGCGCTGGCAGGCTCAGCGGGTCCAGAAGGGCAAGGTGGACTTCGAGGAGGACCTCCGGAAGCTGTGGTTCGACACTGTGCTCTACAACAAGGATTCGCTTGAACTGCTGTTCAAGATCGTCGGGCCCGAGCACTGCCTGTTCGGCACCGAGACCCCGGGCATCGGGTCGGGAATCGACCGCAAGACCGGCAAGTACATGGACGATCTGGGCCCGGTGATCGACAGCATCGACTTCCTGTCCGAGGATCAGAAGGACGCCGTCTTCTACCGCAACGCCGAGAAGGTCTTCACCCGTTGGGAGGGAACCGGCGCCGCCGGTCCTGCGTGA
- a CDS encoding 4-hydroxyphenylacetate 3-hydroxylase has product MIRTGAQYIEGLEAPREAYVDGERVEDVTKFPAFRRPIESYARVYDMKHMDEFQDRMTYVEDGERFDLSFLVPKTHDELRAKGLAYKTFSEASYGCLGRGPESMAALVAGLSVSADWFDQFEKGGSQRITDYYNHVKDNDLFVTHALGNPQSDRSKPSHQQENPYLHLRIKEKTSKGLVVRGAKQLATAAPFADEVLVFPNGRQFVPGDEAYCLCFSIPTTTPGLKLLCREPLVKDDRLNVYDSPLSARYEEIDALLVFDDVLVPWDRVFFHSSKEAANNMRFMTAVAAFSGHLSIQRAIVRSGLTVAVAMALCASVKTNVFPNVGEKLGRIAAMHKAAEALLFRAEEEPRVGDDGVYYLNADALTAHGLLFPDFYNTMLETIKRTGAAGLMLTPTAGEFRGEVADFANTYFAGADNMPGEERVQIAKLAWELAGGPIGQRLAHYERFYIGEPMFVASFFARAVQMGDGQALLDRLIEEGRRYLDEGPFGL; this is encoded by the coding sequence GTGATCCGCACCGGCGCCCAGTACATCGAGGGTCTCGAGGCCCCCCGCGAAGCGTACGTCGACGGCGAACGCGTCGAGGACGTGACCAAGTTCCCCGCGTTCCGCCGTCCCATCGAATCGTACGCCCGGGTATACGACATGAAGCACATGGACGAGTTCCAGGACCGCATGACCTACGTGGAGGACGGGGAGCGATTCGATCTCAGCTTCCTCGTTCCCAAGACCCACGACGAGCTCCGTGCCAAGGGTCTGGCATACAAGACCTTCTCGGAGGCCTCCTACGGATGCCTCGGTCGGGGGCCCGAGTCGATGGCGGCCCTGGTGGCGGGCCTGAGCGTCAGTGCCGACTGGTTCGACCAGTTCGAGAAGGGTGGTTCGCAGAGGATCACCGACTACTACAACCACGTCAAGGACAATGACCTCTTCGTCACCCACGCCCTCGGCAATCCCCAGTCGGACCGTTCCAAGCCCTCCCACCAGCAGGAGAACCCCTACCTGCACCTGCGCATCAAGGAGAAGACCTCCAAGGGTCTGGTGGTCCGGGGCGCCAAGCAGCTGGCCACCGCGGCGCCCTTCGCCGACGAGGTGCTCGTCTTCCCCAACGGGCGCCAGTTCGTCCCCGGCGACGAGGCCTACTGCCTGTGCTTCAGCATCCCCACCACCACCCCCGGCCTCAAGCTGCTCTGCCGGGAACCGCTGGTGAAGGACGACCGGCTCAACGTCTACGACTCGCCCCTGAGTGCCCGCTACGAGGAGATCGACGCGCTCCTGGTCTTCGACGACGTGCTGGTCCCCTGGGACCGGGTCTTCTTCCACAGCAGCAAGGAGGCGGCCAACAACATGCGGTTCATGACCGCGGTCGCCGCTTTCTCGGGCCACCTGTCGATCCAGAGGGCCATCGTGCGCTCCGGCCTGACGGTGGCGGTGGCCATGGCGTTGTGCGCCTCCGTCAAGACCAACGTGTTCCCCAACGTGGGCGAGAAGTTGGGGCGGATCGCCGCCATGCACAAGGCCGCCGAGGCCTTGCTGTTCAGGGCCGAGGAGGAGCCGCGGGTGGGGGATGACGGGGTCTACTACCTGAACGCCGACGCCCTCACCGCCCACGGCCTGCTCTTCCCCGACTTCTACAACACCATGCTGGAGACCATCAAGCGGACCGGTGCGGCCGGTTTGATGCTCACCCCCACGGCAGGTGAGTTCCGCGGCGAGGTGGCCGACTTCGCCAACACCTACTTCGCAGGGGCCGACAACATGCCCGGCGAGGAGCGCGTGCAGATCGCCAAGCTGGCCTGGGAACTGGCCGGGGGTCCTATCGGCCAGCGCCTCGCCCACTACGAGCGCTTCTACATCGGCGAGCCCATGTTCGTGGCCTCCTTCTTCGCCCGGGCGGTCCAGATGGGCGACGGCCAGGCCCTGCTCGACCGCCTGATCGAGGAAGGCCGCCGGTACCTGGACGAGGGCCCCTTCGGGCTGTGA
- a CDS encoding flavin reductase family protein encodes MNPALQTDARLTALDAADPRAYRDTMGLFATGVTVITMASGDEYHGMTANAVMSVSLTPPLVAVSIALDTFSNRFIRKARGFSVNILGQDDVGVALGFARPAARGKELFGAEVVLGPTGDPVLEGSIGHVGCSLRSVYEEGDHAIVVGHVDALLRDERSPRPLVFFGGRFSSTTCHACVVDGDLTEVLHSLHLV; translated from the coding sequence ATGAATCCGGCTCTGCAGACGGACGCCCGGCTCACGGCTCTGGACGCCGCCGACCCGCGCGCCTACCGGGACACGATGGGCCTGTTCGCCACCGGGGTGACGGTCATCACGATGGCGTCCGGCGACGAGTACCACGGGATGACGGCCAACGCGGTCATGTCCGTGTCCCTGACGCCTCCTCTGGTGGCCGTGTCGATCGCCCTCGACACTTTCAGCAACCGGTTCATAAGGAAGGCGCGGGGGTTCTCGGTGAACATCCTCGGACAGGACGACGTGGGCGTGGCGCTCGGATTCGCCCGCCCGGCGGCCCGGGGGAAGGAGTTGTTCGGAGCGGAAGTCGTGCTCGGACCCACGGGCGACCCCGTTCTGGAGGGTTCCATCGGCCACGTGGGCTGCTCGCTGCGGTCGGTCTACGAAGAGGGGGACCACGCCATCGTCGTCGGCCACGTCGATGCCCTGCTACGGGACGAACGGTCGCCTCGCCCGCTCGTGTTCTTCGGGGGCCGCTTCTCGTCGACGACCTGCCACGCGTGCGTGGTGGACGGCGATCTGACCGAAGTACTCCACTCGCTGCACCTGGTCTGA
- a CDS encoding PIG-L family deacetylase codes for MARSMLVISAHAADFVWRASGVVAAHTAAGGRATVVSLSYGERGESGALWSRPGQTVEAVRRIRREEAIAAASVLDADFVALDLGDYPLVIDEQATQRLVDVFIETVPDIALIHAPNDPFNPDHPVASQVSQRVRLLAMGAGGVPAAFPTIPPPAMYAFEPHQPDLCDFKPDTFVDITPVWPVKAKAMDTMGAQTYLRDHYTERARQRAFQARYIGAGPEVEYVEAFQRLTPEMRGSL; via the coding sequence GTGGCCCGTTCGATGCTGGTGATCAGTGCCCACGCCGCCGACTTCGTGTGGCGTGCCTCGGGGGTCGTCGCCGCGCACACCGCGGCCGGCGGTAGGGCCACCGTGGTCTCTCTCTCCTACGGGGAGCGCGGGGAGTCCGGCGCCCTCTGGAGCCGGCCCGGCCAGACTGTGGAGGCGGTGCGGCGGATACGGCGCGAGGAGGCCATCGCGGCGGCGTCGGTCCTCGATGCCGACTTCGTGGCTCTCGACCTGGGCGACTACCCGCTGGTGATCGACGAGCAGGCCACGCAGCGCCTGGTGGACGTGTTCATCGAGACCGTTCCCGACATCGCGCTGATCCATGCTCCGAACGATCCCTTCAACCCCGACCACCCGGTCGCCTCACAGGTCTCGCAGCGGGTCCGGTTGCTCGCCATGGGCGCCGGCGGGGTACCGGCCGCTTTCCCCACCATCCCCCCGCCCGCCATGTACGCGTTCGAGCCCCATCAGCCCGACCTGTGCGACTTCAAGCCCGACACCTTCGTCGACATCACCCCCGTGTGGCCTGTGAAGGCCAAGGCCATGGACACGATGGGCGCCCAGACCTACCTGCGGGACCACTACACGGAGCGGGCCCGCCAGCGGGCGTTCCAGGCTCGTTATATCGGCGCCGGCCCGGAGGTGGAGTACGTGGAGGCCTTCCAGCGCCTGACGCCCGAGATGAGGGGCTCCCTGTGA